One genomic region from Spirosoma sp. KCTC 42546 encodes:
- a CDS encoding ATP-dependent RecD-like DNA helicase, with protein MNETQTAADLLAKRFPFKPTSGQTQFFEQIGAFIAQEDVEHYRDCFLLRGYAGTGKTTLVGTLIKVLPRFGYKSILLAPTGRAAKVMTNYAKKSAQTIHRKIYRQVADPGSGTLAFQRQKNYHEDTLFIVDEASMISDEADFGGKGLLTDLIDFVFEGPGNKLLLVGDTAQLPPVGRELSPALDRGFLASAFDMTVYEQELTEVMRQEEESGILYNATGLRMLLTNDGSPTPKAVGFDALLTDNTSSPSADMPAIRLNVRSFTDIYKMPLTKLEDGIRYAYDKYGRENTAIICRSNKTAVQYNQFVRRMIDQCEEELDAGDMLMIARNNYTVLDEDSPAGFLANGEFAEVQKIRNKEEMHGFRFATVTLRLVDYEEQPDFDAKIMLDTLHTPVPSLTSDQYKALYESVAKDYFYIKSKKERSEAIRRDPYLNALQVKFAYALTCHKAQGGQWSAVFVDQGFLPEGQVNDEFVRWLYTALTRATDEAFLMNFNPQFFN; from the coding sequence ATGAACGAAACCCAAACAGCTGCTGATTTGCTGGCTAAACGGTTCCCCTTTAAGCCTACTTCTGGTCAAACACAGTTCTTTGAACAAATTGGTGCATTCATCGCTCAGGAAGATGTTGAACACTATCGCGACTGCTTTCTCTTACGTGGCTACGCGGGTACAGGTAAAACCACACTCGTTGGCACGCTCATTAAGGTGTTGCCCCGTTTCGGCTACAAATCGATCCTACTAGCCCCTACGGGTCGGGCAGCTAAGGTTATGACCAATTACGCCAAAAAGTCAGCGCAAACGATTCACCGGAAAATCTATCGACAGGTAGCCGATCCGGGTTCAGGAACGCTGGCGTTTCAACGGCAGAAAAACTATCACGAAGACACCCTCTTCATTGTCGATGAAGCGTCGATGATTTCCGATGAAGCCGATTTTGGTGGCAAAGGCTTATTAACCGACCTGATTGACTTTGTTTTTGAAGGGCCCGGCAACAAGTTGCTGCTCGTTGGCGATACTGCTCAGCTTCCTCCTGTTGGTCGTGAGTTAAGTCCTGCCCTGGATCGGGGGTTTCTGGCCAGTGCGTTCGACATGACCGTATATGAGCAGGAGTTGACCGAAGTGATGCGTCAGGAGGAAGAATCAGGTATTCTTTACAATGCTACGGGTTTACGCATGTTACTTACAAATGATGGCTCACCTACGCCAAAAGCAGTTGGTTTCGATGCCCTCCTGACTGATAACACATCGTCACCATCGGCAGATATGCCTGCCATACGTCTGAATGTTCGCTCCTTTACTGATATTTATAAAATGCCACTGACCAAACTGGAAGATGGCATTCGGTATGCTTACGATAAGTATGGTCGGGAGAATACAGCCATTATTTGCCGCTCGAATAAAACAGCCGTTCAGTACAATCAGTTTGTCCGGCGAATGATTGACCAGTGCGAGGAAGAACTCGATGCGGGCGATATGCTTATGATTGCCCGAAATAATTACACCGTGCTCGATGAAGACTCACCAGCGGGCTTTCTGGCCAACGGAGAGTTTGCCGAGGTGCAGAAAATCCGAAATAAAGAAGAAATGCACGGTTTCCGATTCGCGACCGTTACGCTCCGATTAGTCGATTATGAAGAGCAACCCGATTTCGACGCAAAAATCATGCTCGATACCCTGCATACGCCGGTACCCTCGCTGACATCGGATCAATACAAGGCTTTATACGAGAGCGTTGCAAAGGATTATTTTTACATCAAAAGCAAGAAAGAACGATCGGAAGCGATCCGGCGCGACCCATACCTGAATGCCTTACAGGTAAAGTTTGCCTACGCCCTCACCTGCCACAAAGCGCAGGGTGGCCAGTGGAGTGCAGTCTTTGTCGATCAGGGGTTTCTGCCCGAAGGTCAGGTGAACGATGAATTTGTGCGATGGCTCTATACAGCCCTTACCCGAGCAACGGACGAAGCCTTTCTGATGAATTTCAATCCGCAGTTTTTTAATTAG
- a CDS encoding CBS domain-containing protein, giving the protein MKIRQILQGKTVNALYSVSSDQTVLDALRVMAEKNIGALLVVDKGVLTGIFSERDYARKVILKDRHSDDTLIADVMTANVITIGPDQRLEECMQIMSDKHIRHLPVMDNGELIGIISINDVVKAIIVDQKTRIDSLESYISGSPY; this is encoded by the coding sequence ATGAAAATTCGTCAAATCCTTCAGGGCAAAACGGTGAACGCCCTTTACTCCGTTTCGTCGGACCAAACCGTACTGGATGCACTCAGGGTAATGGCCGAAAAGAATATCGGTGCTTTATTAGTTGTTGATAAAGGGGTACTGACGGGAATCTTCTCCGAACGTGACTATGCCCGGAAAGTAATTCTGAAAGATCGGCATTCGGATGATACGCTCATTGCCGATGTTATGACCGCCAATGTGATTACCATTGGGCCAGACCAGCGGTTGGAGGAGTGTATGCAAATTATGTCAGATAAGCATATCCGTCACCTGCCTGTTATGGATAATGGAGAACTCATTGGGATAATTTCAATCAACGATGTCGTAAAAGCGATTATCGTAGACCAAAAAACCCGGATCGACTCATTAGAAAGTTATATTTCTGGAAGCCCGTATTAA
- a CDS encoding NUDIX hydrolase — MTQVMDFPGLSSADAVDSTREEVQKLYGNRLRLRVCGLYREGDRLLMVRHRGIGPTDTFWCPPGGGPQFNETAPNALIREFMEETGLEVEIGDMLFVNEFIQPPLHAMELFFEVRATGGSVRLGIDPEMSLDGQIIEEVRLMSFEEIKRYPPKEVHALFQYCDSLDDVFRLRGYLQ, encoded by the coding sequence ATGACGCAAGTAATGGATTTTCCCGGCCTGTCCTCTGCTGATGCAGTAGATTCGACCCGCGAAGAAGTACAAAAACTATATGGAAATCGCCTTCGTTTGCGGGTATGTGGCCTGTATCGGGAAGGAGATCGTTTATTAATGGTTCGGCACCGGGGTATCGGGCCAACAGATACGTTCTGGTGCCCGCCGGGTGGTGGACCGCAGTTTAATGAGACAGCGCCCAACGCTTTAATTCGGGAGTTTATGGAAGAAACGGGCCTGGAGGTGGAAATTGGCGATATGTTGTTCGTGAACGAATTTATCCAACCACCCCTTCATGCCATGGAGTTGTTTTTTGAGGTTCGCGCAACGGGTGGTTCTGTTCGACTGGGAATAGATCCCGAAATGAGCCTCGACGGACAAATTATTGAAGAAGTCAGGCTGATGAGCTTCGAGGAAATCAAACGCTACCCGCCCAAAGAGGTGCACGCGTTATTTCAGTATTGCGATTCACTCGATGATGTATTCCGCCTTCGTGGCTATTTGCAGTAA
- a CDS encoding DUF3822 family protein: MTLAPTVTIHADSFDPRQTDKSVLCLEVGRDRFQLLVQDKRGRALYLEDYMFPSLLTDRPLTSILPDVFRDHAVLSAGPWQEIRIGVNSPSFTLVPQPLYRKEYAGSYLALMRGSELPAHEFAQAYPHESEGFLTVFNLEHPLADYFSEVYPLQPLTFVHQVSALIQATADLDRRSLTPDTVYLYFEDEFVSIIYRKEHQLRYCNRFGYKNVQDLAYYVLYVIDEQGLMIDNVNLSLYGEITPFAEAYTELSRFLPNLSFGQTPPGLILANEFEDLPAHRYLSLYGLGLLSE, encoded by the coding sequence GTGACCCTCGCACCCACCGTAACCATCCATGCTGACTCGTTCGACCCGAGGCAAACCGATAAATCGGTGCTTTGCCTTGAAGTAGGCCGGGATCGGTTTCAATTATTGGTTCAGGATAAGCGCGGCCGGGCTTTGTATCTGGAGGACTACATGTTTCCATCCCTATTGACCGATCGACCGCTGACGAGCATCCTTCCTGATGTATTCCGCGATCATGCGGTGCTATCGGCTGGCCCCTGGCAGGAGATTCGGATTGGTGTCAATTCGCCATCGTTTACCCTGGTTCCACAGCCACTCTATCGTAAAGAATATGCTGGTAGCTATCTGGCGCTGATGAGAGGAAGTGAACTACCCGCTCACGAGTTTGCCCAGGCCTACCCGCATGAGTCGGAAGGTTTTCTAACGGTATTCAATCTGGAACACCCACTTGCCGATTATTTTTCGGAAGTGTATCCGCTTCAGCCGTTGACATTCGTGCATCAGGTTAGTGCACTGATACAAGCCACTGCCGATTTAGACCGACGTTCGCTGACACCTGATACCGTTTATTTATATTTTGAAGACGAGTTTGTATCAATCATATACCGGAAGGAGCATCAACTACGCTATTGTAATCGGTTTGGGTATAAAAACGTCCAGGATTTGGCCTATTATGTTCTGTATGTGATTGATGAACAGGGGTTAATGATTGACAACGTTAACTTATCCTTATATGGTGAAATCACACCATTTGCGGAGGCCTATACCGAGTTGAGTCGATTCCTGCCCAATTTGTCGTTTGGACAAACACCTCCTGGCCTGATATTGGCCAATGAATTTGAGGACTTACCAGCTCATCGGTATTTGAGCTTATATGGATTAGGTTTACTGAGTGAATGA
- the coaD gene encoding pantetheine-phosphate adenylyltransferase, protein MKRIALFPGSFDPFTKGHEDIVLRGLRLFDEVVIGIGRNARKERYFPLEQMTQLIEGAFADYSAVRVMSYDDLTANVARDIGAKFLLRGLRNTTDFEYENGISQVNRYVYEDVETVFLITSPQLAPISSSIIRDLHRYGQQVDEFLPYQLEKAKAV, encoded by the coding sequence ATGAAGCGTATCGCTCTGTTCCCTGGCTCATTTGACCCATTTACCAAAGGCCACGAAGACATTGTATTAAGAGGTTTACGACTATTTGACGAAGTCGTTATTGGGATTGGGCGTAATGCACGTAAAGAGCGGTATTTCCCACTGGAACAAATGACCCAGTTAATTGAGGGTGCATTTGCCGATTATTCGGCAGTACGGGTTATGAGCTACGATGACCTGACCGCGAATGTTGCCCGTGACATTGGCGCAAAGTTCCTGCTTCGGGGGCTGCGAAACACCACTGACTTTGAGTACGAAAATGGTATCTCGCAGGTGAATCGATACGTTTATGAAGATGTTGAAACGGTTTTTTTAATTACCTCTCCTCAATTAGCGCCTATCAGCTCCAGTATTATTCGCGACCTGCATCGCTATGGCCAGCAGGTGGATGAGTTTTTACCCTATCAATTGGAAAAAGCGAAAGCCGTATAA
- a CDS encoding heme-degrading domain-containing protein: protein MDASIDQDLARIALQEQQLQFDAFTHDTAWQLGTRLKESVEARGKAVAIDIQFMGQPLFFFAMPGTTPDNVDWIRRKRNVVLRYHRSSYAVGLELKKNQTTLMDKAGLPDRDYAPHGGCFPLWIRGTGCMGTLTISGLPQREDHNVLVDVLATWLNHPIRELALDTPS, encoded by the coding sequence ATGGATGCATCAATCGATCAGGATCTGGCGCGGATTGCGCTTCAGGAACAGCAGCTTCAATTCGACGCTTTTACGCACGATACGGCCTGGCAATTGGGCACTCGACTAAAAGAATCTGTAGAAGCCCGTGGTAAAGCCGTAGCCATCGACATTCAGTTTATGGGTCAGCCCTTATTTTTCTTTGCCATGCCCGGTACTACACCCGATAATGTGGATTGGATACGTCGGAAGCGGAACGTGGTGCTGCGTTATCACCGGAGTTCGTACGCCGTTGGGCTGGAGTTGAAGAAAAATCAAACCACACTCATGGATAAGGCTGGGCTTCCCGATCGTGATTATGCCCCCCACGGGGGTTGCTTCCCGCTTTGGATTCGAGGAACGGGCTGCATGGGTACCCTTACTATTTCAGGTTTGCCACAGCGGGAAGATCATAATGTACTAGTTGACGTTCTGGCAACCTGGTTGAATCATCCAATTCGCGAGTTGGCGTTGGATACTCCTAGCTAG
- a CDS encoding SCO family protein: MSTTYQQRINYSLLVVLIVLLTTCEQPQERKLPYYNTSDFTPHFDKEVSDNFHRIRPFKLTAHTGQAFTEKNMDGKICVANFFFTTCPGICPRMTINMKVLQDTFLLDKNIQLISHSVTPDKDSVARLQAFAKSKKVDARKWLLLTGSKEEIYNLGRKFYFVEEDLGEKRDTDVFLHTENFVLTDKKRRIRGIYNGLNISSVQNLIADIRALEKE, from the coding sequence ATGTCAACTACATACCAACAACGAATTAACTATAGTTTACTAGTTGTATTGATTGTCCTGCTGACCACCTGTGAGCAGCCGCAGGAACGGAAATTACCCTATTATAACACCTCTGACTTCACTCCCCATTTTGACAAAGAAGTATCGGACAATTTTCATCGCATACGGCCTTTTAAGCTTACTGCGCACACGGGGCAGGCATTCACCGAAAAAAACATGGATGGGAAGATATGTGTTGCTAACTTCTTTTTTACGACCTGTCCAGGTATTTGCCCACGCATGACCATCAATATGAAGGTGTTACAGGATACCTTCCTCCTCGATAAAAACATTCAGCTTATTTCTCACTCCGTAACGCCGGACAAAGACAGCGTGGCTCGACTACAAGCGTTTGCTAAATCAAAAAAGGTAGATGCTCGTAAATGGCTATTGCTTACTGGCAGTAAAGAAGAAATATATAACCTCGGACGAAAATTCTACTTCGTCGAAGAAGATCTTGGCGAAAAAAGAGACACCGACGTTTTTTTACACACCGAAAATTTTGTGTTAACCGATAAAAAACGGCGCATTCGTGGCATTTACAATGGCCTCAATATATCGTCCGTGCAAAATCTTATTGCCGATATCCGGGCGTTAGAAAAGGAATAG
- a CDS encoding toxin-antitoxin system YwqK family antitoxin yields the protein MVQREHSLNRIFLLATAYCCFVVAISSCVNESTATTKLIQAKDYTIDTTGIPKDTVLGSDQRLAVLNGIYLLNNKKYSGILKELYPNGTVKTYASVYQGRLHGRYKSFYENGHPYEVRLYRNNLSTGRHYGYWPERGILKFDYTYFDEKREGQQKRWYKNGKPYLFTTYTDDHEDGLQQGWRENGKLYLNYVAKDGHRYGLQQAALCYTLRKQKIKSQ from the coding sequence ATGGTACAAAGGGAACATTCACTCAATAGAATCTTTCTGTTGGCAACTGCTTATTGCTGCTTTGTGGTGGCAATAAGCAGTTGTGTCAATGAATCAACAGCAACGACCAAACTAATACAGGCGAAGGATTACACCATTGACACAACGGGCATTCCAAAGGATACTGTGTTAGGGAGTGACCAAAGATTGGCGGTGCTTAACGGCATTTATCTGTTGAACAACAAAAAATATTCGGGTATTCTAAAAGAGCTTTACCCGAACGGCACCGTAAAAACCTATGCCTCCGTATATCAGGGAAGGTTACATGGCCGGTATAAAAGTTTCTATGAAAATGGGCATCCATATGAAGTGCGGCTTTATAGGAATAACCTGAGCACGGGCCGGCATTATGGCTATTGGCCGGAGCGGGGAATCCTTAAATTTGATTACACCTATTTTGACGAAAAACGAGAAGGTCAACAAAAACGATGGTACAAGAATGGCAAGCCTTATTTATTTACTACCTACACCGATGACCATGAAGATGGGCTTCAACAAGGCTGGCGAGAGAATGGAAAACTGTATCTGAACTATGTAGCCAAAGATGGTCATCGATACGGCCTACAACAAGCTGCACTTTGTTATACACTTCGTAAGCAGAAAATAAAATCCCAATAA
- a CDS encoding YHYH protein — translation MQKLIFPMLLLSVLACSKSDDTSSTTTPITTGSVDITSVVKAKFASGVTITTSGDNLILKSDGRPNHKTPYWGVGNALYEPFPSGHAANPNTMVAQNYTMTIPAKPAGASTHEETSLGAIGLAITGAPIFNNNEGGNVALNAGTITSFDGAGAHPAQAGDYHYHVTGTYTTTDDAKLVGFLRDGFPLYGRKDKDGTYPSNLDAYNGHTAATTEFPDGIYHYHTRNENYLNTGYYILKSGSYYGTKGTFTQ, via the coding sequence ATTAAGCGTGCTGGCCTGTAGCAAGAGCGATGACACCTCCAGCACAACCACACCTATTACTACAGGTAGTGTGGATATTACCAGCGTGGTGAAGGCCAAGTTTGCAAGCGGGGTTACAATTACCACCAGTGGTGATAACCTGATATTAAAAAGCGATGGTCGCCCAAATCATAAAACGCCTTACTGGGGTGTGGGCAATGCCTTATATGAACCATTTCCGTCAGGTCATGCGGCCAACCCCAATACGATGGTTGCTCAAAACTATACCATGACCATTCCAGCCAAACCTGCTGGGGCAAGCACCCATGAGGAAACATCGCTTGGGGCTATTGGACTGGCAATCACGGGTGCCCCTATTTTCAATAATAACGAAGGGGGTAATGTCGCCTTAAACGCGGGGACCATCACCTCGTTTGATGGAGCTGGTGCTCACCCAGCGCAAGCAGGCGATTATCATTATCACGTTACGGGTACGTATACAACGACCGATGATGCCAAACTAGTAGGATTTTTACGAGATGGTTTCCCTTTATACGGTCGCAAGGATAAAGATGGCACCTACCCGAGCAACCTTGATGCTTATAATGGCCATACCGCTGCTACTACTGAGTTTCCAGACGGAATTTACCATTACCATACTCGAAATGAGAACTATCTAAATACGGGCTATTACATCCTTAAATCGGGTAGCTATTATGGTACAAAGGGAACATTCACTCAATAG